The following coding sequences are from one Saprospiraceae bacterium window:
- a CDS encoding pyridoxine 5'-phosphate synthase — MEKMNPRLSVNINKIALIRNSRGANLPDLSQVARDCERFGAQGITVHPRPDERHVRKSDISSLKKIVSTEFNIEGYPSSEFVDLVVKTKPEQVTLVPDPPGALTSDHGWDIKEYFNFLADVLAAFKSAGIRTSLFIDADPKAVDWARKVGVDRVELYTGPYAARFDNNPGMAVEAYKLTAQRCQAQGLGINAGHDLNLRNLSYFRRNVPGLLEVSIGHALVCDAIYIGLENSIQRYLWELQS; from the coding sequence ATGGAAAAGATGAATCCAAGATTGAGCGTAAATATCAATAAAATTGCACTGATAAGAAACTCTCGAGGTGCAAATCTACCCGATTTGTCTCAAGTAGCAAGAGACTGTGAAAGATTTGGAGCCCAGGGGATCACCGTCCATCCTCGGCCAGACGAGCGCCACGTTCGAAAAAGTGACATATCTTCTTTGAAAAAAATTGTAAGTACCGAATTCAATATTGAGGGATATCCTTCCTCAGAATTTGTGGACTTGGTAGTCAAAACAAAACCGGAACAGGTGACTTTGGTCCCTGATCCTCCAGGAGCCTTGACTTCAGACCACGGTTGGGATATAAAGGAGTATTTCAATTTTCTTGCAGATGTATTGGCAGCTTTCAAAAGTGCGGGCATTCGAACTTCCCTATTCATTGATGCAGATCCTAAGGCAGTTGATTGGGCCAGAAAAGTAGGAGTAGATCGAGTAGAGCTCTATACAGGTCCTTATGCGGCAAGGTTTGACAACAATCCGGGCATGGCAGTAGAAGCTTACAAGCTTACCGCACAGAGATGCCAGGCTCAAGGTTTGGGCATAAATGCAGGCCACGACCTCAATCTCAGAAATTTGAGCTATTTCCGAAGGAATGTGCCAGGTTTGTTGGAAGTCAGCATAGGTCATGCATTAGTTTGCGATGCCATCTATATAGGCCTAGAAAATTCGATTCAGAGGTACTTATGGGAGCTACAAAGCTAA
- a CDS encoding CPBP family intramembrane metalloprotease yields MQKKAAVNLLQFALLLFSGILFSNSMTMLILYFNQKISWSDFGSSVDPTNLMTGPQLIIAQISGQIFGLLLPAFLVTINKSLIRSELSPRLFKLDSFYWILAFMICFLPSVAYSAVVNQSIPLPEWATSTEDKLAELLEKMLKMDSFSDYLVMMITAAVLPAVAEEWVFRGILQNQLKHLFKSQISAWLVSSIVFGVIHMQMEGVLPRILLGLLLGLVYWKTQCIWNSILLHFLFNGVQITAVYLLGETNIESNAFQSADLVKFLQIGAMTLFSLVPLFFISKKLGWISTPKTS; encoded by the coding sequence ATGCAAAAAAAAGCTGCTGTAAACTTACTACAATTTGCGTTGCTTCTCTTCAGCGGTATCTTGTTTTCGAACAGTATGACCATGTTGATTCTATATTTTAATCAAAAAATATCTTGGTCTGACTTCGGTAGCTCTGTCGATCCCACAAATCTTATGACTGGTCCACAACTGATTATTGCTCAGATTTCCGGTCAGATATTTGGACTTTTGTTACCTGCATTTCTTGTCACCATCAATAAAAGTTTGATCCGAAGTGAACTTTCTCCTCGATTATTCAAACTTGATAGCTTTTATTGGATCCTGGCTTTTATGATTTGTTTTCTTCCTTCTGTCGCTTACAGTGCAGTTGTCAATCAATCTATTCCACTTCCTGAATGGGCTACCAGCACAGAAGATAAACTTGCTGAATTGTTGGAAAAAATGTTAAAAATGGATTCATTTTCAGATTATCTGGTAATGATGATCACAGCAGCTGTGCTTCCAGCAGTCGCCGAAGAATGGGTGTTCAGGGGAATACTTCAAAATCAATTGAAACATTTGTTCAAAAGCCAGATTTCTGCTTGGTTAGTGAGTTCAATTGTTTTTGGAGTAATACATATGCAAATGGAAGGAGTGCTTCCAAGAATCCTATTGGGTCTTCTCCTCGGATTGGTTTATTGGAAAACTCAATGCATCTGGAATTCGATCCTTTTACATTTTTTATTTAATGGCGTTCAAATTACTGCGGTATATTTATTAGGTGAAACAAATATTGAATCAAACGCTTTTCAATCGGCAGATCTTGTCAAGTTTCTTCAAATAGGAGCAATGACCTTATTCAGTTTGGTTCCTTTATTTTTTATAAGTAAAAAATTAGGGTGGATTTCTACACCAAAGACATCGTAA
- the typA gene encoding translational GTPase TypA has protein sequence MKQLRNIAIIAHVDHGKTTLVDKILHQTKLFRENQSTGELILDNNELERERGITILSKNVSVRCKDHKINIIDTPGHADFGGEVERVLNMADGVILLVDAFEGPMPQTRFVLAKALQLGKKAIVVINKVDKPNCRPEEVHDQVFELFFNLNATDEQLDFPTIYGSSKQGWMSADYHKPTQDITPLLDTIIEHIPAHQDLEGSLQMMITSLDYSSYIGRIAVGRISRGTIRINQPVSLVKRDGSIQKSRVKELYVFEGLGKSKVEEVSQGEICAVFGIENFEIGDTVADFENPEALEPIQIDEPTMSMLFTINTSPFFGKEGKYVTSRHIRERLEKELEKNLALKIEDTASPDSILVYGRGILHLSILIETMRREGYELQVGQPRVIIKEIHGLKCEPVELMTVDVPESFSGKIIELASQRRGELTMMETRGDLVHMEFNIPSRGLIGLRNLMLTASAGEAIIAHRFMDFEPWKGSIPSRINGVMIAKEAGMATAYSIGYLQERGTFFIDPGDQVYMGQILGEQIRPGDLVVNIVTAKKLTNMRASGSDGTIQIIPKKNFSLEEALEYIQEDEYLEITPKSLRLRKVILDENERKKAGKSLETIES, from the coding sequence ATGAAACAGTTACGCAACATTGCCATTATTGCTCACGTAGATCACGGCAAAACTACCCTGGTAGATAAGATCTTACACCAGACCAAGTTGTTCCGCGAAAATCAATCCACTGGAGAGTTAATATTGGATAACAATGAGCTGGAGAGAGAAAGAGGGATTACCATCCTTTCTAAAAACGTTTCTGTCAGGTGCAAAGATCACAAAATCAATATTATAGACACTCCAGGTCACGCGGATTTTGGTGGAGAGGTGGAAAGGGTTTTAAACATGGCTGACGGTGTTATTTTGCTTGTGGATGCATTTGAAGGTCCTATGCCACAAACTAGATTTGTTTTGGCTAAAGCCCTGCAGTTAGGCAAGAAAGCCATTGTCGTTATAAATAAAGTAGACAAACCCAACTGCAGACCTGAGGAAGTTCACGATCAAGTGTTTGAGTTATTTTTTAATCTCAATGCTACGGATGAGCAACTTGATTTCCCAACCATCTATGGTTCGTCTAAGCAAGGATGGATGAGTGCTGATTATCACAAACCTACTCAAGATATTACTCCATTATTGGACACGATCATCGAGCATATTCCAGCCCACCAAGACTTGGAAGGATCACTTCAGATGATGATCACATCACTGGATTACTCCTCTTATATAGGGCGTATCGCCGTAGGGAGGATTTCGAGAGGAACCATTCGAATCAATCAGCCGGTCAGTCTTGTGAAAAGAGATGGGAGTATCCAAAAGTCAAGGGTAAAAGAGCTTTATGTATTCGAAGGTTTAGGCAAGTCAAAAGTTGAAGAAGTTTCTCAGGGAGAGATATGCGCAGTTTTCGGAATTGAAAATTTTGAAATTGGAGACACTGTTGCAGATTTTGAGAATCCGGAGGCTTTGGAACCTATCCAGATAGATGAGCCGACCATGTCGATGTTGTTTACTATCAACACCTCACCTTTTTTCGGTAAAGAGGGAAAGTACGTGACTTCAAGACATATCAGAGAAAGATTGGAGAAAGAATTGGAGAAAAATTTAGCCTTAAAGATTGAGGATACAGCCTCGCCGGATTCCATCTTGGTTTATGGTAGAGGTATTCTTCACCTGTCCATATTGATTGAGACGATGAGACGTGAGGGATATGAATTGCAAGTGGGGCAACCAAGAGTAATTATCAAGGAAATCCATGGACTAAAATGTGAACCCGTCGAGTTAATGACAGTAGATGTACCTGAATCTTTTTCTGGAAAAATTATCGAATTGGCAAGCCAGCGACGTGGTGAATTGACTATGATGGAGACAAGGGGCGATTTGGTACACATGGAGTTCAATATTCCATCTCGAGGTTTGATTGGATTGAGAAATTTAATGCTGACGGCATCTGCCGGTGAAGCTATAATCGCTCATAGGTTTATGGATTTTGAGCCCTGGAAAGGCAGCATACCTTCTAGAATAAATGGCGTTATGATCGCAAAAGAAGCGGGAATGGCAACAGCTTATTCTATCGGATACCTTCAGGAACGAGGTACTTTTTTCATTGATCCAGGTGACCAAGTGTATATGGGTCAGATATTGGGAGAGCAGATCAGACCAGGGGACTTGGTGGTCAATATTGTAACTGCCAAAAAGCTGACCAATATGCGGGCTTCCGGTTCAGATGGAACGATTCAGATCATTCCTAAAAAGAACTTTTCTTTAGAAGAAGCTTTAGAATACATCCAGGAAGATGAGTATCTTGAAATAACGCCAAAATCTTTGCGTCTCCGCAAAGTGATTCTGGATGAAAATGAGAGAAAGAAAGCAGGGAAATCATTGGAAACTATAGAATCTTGA
- a CDS encoding phosphatidate cytidylyltransferase: MLKRSITGFILAAVMIIAIYGHWISALILFLVILIFSSIEWSQNFISTELKRTRFYFLCASLLTGILLILITSHLIGHPEMSTIFFLGIFASTILYYFIDFTFRADPNQKKVLEWQAGVLYIGMPLIIGIMLLVSNFYVNRKILLGMIAINWASDVFAYIGGRLIGKTALAPAISPKKTVEGFISGGLAAILVGFLLNTYFYSEKMDMLPSIFFSIGIWVAGTAGDLFESRLKRIIGIKDSGNLLPGHGGFLDRFDSFFFIIPIGTIIYIFFKMYYQ; encoded by the coding sequence ATGCTTAAAAGAAGTATAACCGGATTTATTCTGGCTGCCGTGATGATCATTGCAATATATGGGCATTGGATCAGCGCTCTTATTCTCTTCTTAGTAATTTTGATCTTTTCTTCAATCGAATGGTCCCAAAATTTCATATCAACTGAACTAAAACGGACAAGGTTTTATTTTTTATGTGCGAGTTTGCTCACTGGAATTCTCTTGATTTTGATCACATCTCATTTGATTGGGCATCCTGAGATGAGTACTATTTTTTTTCTTGGGATTTTTGCTTCTACTATACTCTATTATTTTATTGATTTCACTTTCAGGGCTGATCCAAATCAAAAAAAAGTTCTTGAATGGCAAGCTGGTGTCTTATATATTGGAATGCCACTGATTATAGGGATCATGTTGTTGGTGTCTAATTTCTATGTGAACAGGAAAATATTATTAGGAATGATTGCAATCAATTGGGCAAGTGATGTATTCGCTTATATAGGAGGCAGGTTGATTGGTAAAACAGCTTTGGCTCCTGCAATTTCACCAAAAAAGACTGTGGAAGGATTTATTTCAGGTGGATTGGCAGCAATATTAGTTGGATTTTTGCTCAATACTTATTTTTATTCTGAAAAAATGGACATGCTTCCATCCATCTTCTTCAGCATTGGAATTTGGGTAGCGGGAACAGCAGGTGATTTGTTTGAATCCAGGTTGAAGCGCATCATTGGCATTAAAGATAGTGGGAACTTATTGCCCGGTCATGGTGGATTCTTGGACAGATTTGATAGTTTCTTTTTCATTATACCGATAGGAACAATTATCTATATATTCTTTAAAATGTATTACCAATAA
- a CDS encoding phosphatidylserine decarboxylase family protein: MNIHKEGKIYLIFSLLIYAVLMLLWYFLGLPGISWACIFFGVIFFLVLNFFRNPERGISQPDKFKVFAPADGKIVVIEKVFEPEFLQKECIQVSIFMNPLNVHVNRYPIGGKVSYSRYHPGKYLVAWDPKSSTENERTTVGIDSDAGPVILMRQIAGALARRIVCYSKEGEIAVQGQDMGFIKFGSRVDLFLPLDAQILVTLDQKVKGNLDLIARLK, from the coding sequence ATGAATATTCACAAAGAAGGAAAAATTTATTTGATTTTTAGTTTACTGATATATGCAGTGCTTATGCTGTTGTGGTATTTTTTAGGATTACCCGGAATTAGTTGGGCATGTATATTTTTTGGGGTTATCTTTTTTTTAGTTCTCAATTTTTTTCGAAATCCTGAAAGAGGCATTTCTCAACCAGACAAATTTAAAGTATTTGCCCCAGCAGATGGTAAAATTGTTGTGATTGAAAAAGTGTTTGAACCAGAATTTCTCCAAAAAGAATGTATCCAGGTTTCAATTTTTATGAATCCGCTGAATGTACATGTCAACCGGTATCCGATAGGAGGAAAAGTATCCTATTCTCGGTACCATCCAGGTAAATATTTAGTAGCCTGGGATCCAAAATCTTCAACTGAAAATGAAAGAACAACAGTGGGCATCGATTCTGATGCCGGCCCAGTAATCCTTATGAGGCAGATAGCAGGTGCTTTGGCGAGAAGAATAGTCTGCTATTCAAAAGAAGGAGAGATTGCTGTGCAGGGCCAGGATATGGGTTTTATCAAATTCGGTTCCAGAGTTGATTTGTTTCTTCCCTTAGATGCCCAGATACTAGTAACACTTGATCAAAAAGTCAAAGGTAATTTGGATCTTATTGCCAGATTAAAGTAA